The Vulpes vulpes isolate BD-2025 chromosome 1, VulVul3, whole genome shotgun sequence genome contains the following window.
GTATAGTACTGACAAAGTGTTCAAGGTATGTATGGTTTATGTTGTCAGAATTCCAAGACACTTCGCTTGTGAAATACAACTGAATTATTGTCTGTTTCAGGTTATATGCACCATGGCTATGACTAGTGTCAGATTGCCTGCCAGTGTTTTGAGAAAGCCAGATGCCTGGATTGGACTTTGGGGAGCGCTACAAGGGACACCTCCATATAaactctgtgcttcctggaatCGATACTTATATTTTTCTAGTACCCAGTTAAACACATCAAATTGTAAAACATTTTTCCATAACGTTTTCTCACTGAGACTCCCAGGGCTTTTAATATCtccagaatatatttttccattttccataagACTTAAAAGTAATATAAGCTCTAAAAAATCCACTAAGAAGACTCAGCAAAAGGCCGAAGAGGAAGAGGACTCTGATGAAGAGAGTGATCGTGAGATGAGTGAGCGGGAAGAGGAGCTCGAGGATGACCCCAGTGTGGTCAAAGACTATAAAGACCTGGAAAAAGTAGTGCAGTCTTTCCGGTATGATGTTATCCTAAAGACAGGCCTAGATGTTGGAAGAAAGTAAGTATGATGTGCATTTTATTACAGAATCCTTagtctttttgtcattttaatgcaGTATTTCCGATCACTCAGCCCATATTTTGGTGAGGAGCAGCCACAGATATGAGAGGACCTTCCAGGTCACCTGTTTTCAGTTATTTCCTTCTACAGATGAAAACACTCCGCAGGAAGTCAGGTGATTGCCTGCACATCCCATGTGCCATATTTCCCTGATTCTAAGACACAGTCGACTCTAAGATGAACCACCAATTTAATACCAGCTTCTTGAGGAAAGTAATGACCATGTTAGAGGTAGATAGCGACAGAAAACCACGCCTGGATTTCACAAATGCCACTGTGTAAGAAGGTACCTTTTAGAAGCAACAGAAGCAGTGTGATGTGGTGGTAAAGAATGCAGGCTCTACAGCTAGACCCCTTGTGCCCCGAGTGA
Protein-coding sequences here:
- the MTRES1 gene encoding mitochondrial transcription rescue factor 1, whose product is MAMTSVRLPASVLRKPDAWIGLWGALQGTPPYKLCASWNRYLYFSSTQLNTSNCKTFFHNVFSLRLPGLLISPEYIFPFSIRLKSNISSKKSTKKTQQKAEEEEDSDEESDREMSEREEELEDDPSVVKDYKDLEKVVQSFRYDVILKTGLDVGRNKVEDAFYKGELRLNGEKLWKKSRTVKVGDTLDLLIGEDKEAETETVMRVLLKKVLEEKTESEKYRVVLRRWKKLKLPKKSMSK